The following are encoded together in the Streptomyces rapamycinicus NRRL 5491 genome:
- a CDS encoding glycosyl hydrolase family 8 translates to MTGRAEARVPFGTHAIPYAPGTLRPSCDGDPAAADRRVLDHYELWKAYFLRSGDEVGGPGRCAVFTPDAAHPFVAEAQGYGLVITALMAGADPDARTLFDGILRHVLAHPSVNHPDLHAAQQDAEGRDVGGRDSATDGDLDIAYGLLLAARQWGSGHSSHSGHSSHSSYSSYSSHSGYDDYGGYDYEALAVRRIDAVMECEVHPTTRLTKLGDWSSGRYDEVSRTSDWMPDHFRAFRAATGDPRWDEALDAQLSLAGALRARHAPATGLLPDFVVDTTSGEPGPAPGQVLESPHDGDYHWNACRTPWRLGADAVTSGDTRTRAAARGLSRWARAATGGDPGRIRSGYRLDGTAYGDPGSPAFFAPFAVAALTEGEDGSGAEGAQGWLDALWTRMCASPPDPARAYEAGVRLQSMLVVSHNYWVP, encoded by the coding sequence ATGACGGGACGCGCCGAGGCCCGCGTCCCCTTCGGGACGCATGCCATCCCGTACGCCCCCGGCACGCTCCGGCCCTCCTGCGACGGTGACCCGGCGGCGGCCGACCGGCGGGTCCTGGACCACTACGAGCTGTGGAAGGCGTACTTCCTGCGGTCGGGCGACGAGGTGGGCGGCCCGGGGCGGTGCGCGGTGTTCACCCCCGACGCGGCGCACCCGTTCGTGGCCGAGGCCCAGGGCTACGGACTGGTGATCACCGCGCTGATGGCGGGCGCCGACCCCGACGCCCGCACACTTTTCGACGGCATCCTCCGGCATGTCCTGGCCCACCCCTCCGTGAACCACCCCGATCTGCACGCCGCCCAGCAGGACGCCGAGGGCCGGGACGTCGGCGGACGGGACTCGGCGACCGACGGCGACCTCGACATCGCGTACGGACTGCTGCTCGCGGCCCGGCAGTGGGGCAGCGGCCACAGCAGCCATAGCGGTCATAGCAGCCACAGCAGCTACAGCAGCTACAGCAGTCACAGCGGCTACGACGACTACGGCGGCTACGACTACGAGGCGCTCGCGGTACGGCGGATCGACGCCGTCATGGAGTGCGAGGTGCACCCCACCACCCGGCTGACCAAGCTCGGCGACTGGTCCTCGGGCCGCTATGACGAGGTCTCCCGTACGTCGGACTGGATGCCGGACCACTTCCGGGCGTTCCGGGCGGCCACGGGCGATCCGCGGTGGGACGAGGCGCTGGACGCGCAGCTGTCGCTGGCCGGGGCGCTGCGCGCCCGCCATGCCCCGGCCACCGGGCTGCTCCCCGACTTCGTCGTGGACACCACGTCCGGCGAGCCGGGGCCCGCGCCGGGCCAGGTCCTGGAGAGCCCGCACGACGGCGACTACCACTGGAACGCCTGCCGCACCCCCTGGCGGCTCGGCGCCGACGCGGTGACCAGCGGCGACACACGCACTCGGGCGGCCGCGCGCGGGCTCAGCCGCTGGGCGAGGGCGGCGACGGGCGGTGATCCAGGGCGGATCCGGAGCGGGTACCGGCTCGACGGCACGGCCTATGGGGACCCGGGCTCGCCCGCCTTCTTCGCGCCCTTCGCGGTCGCCGCGCTGACGGAGGGCGAGGACGGCTCAGGGGCCGAAGGGGCGCAGGGCTGGCTGGACGCGCTGTGGACGCGGATGTGCGCCTCCCCGCCCGATCCGGCCCGCGCCTACGAGGCGGGGGTGCGGCTCCAGTCGATGCTGGTGGTCAGCCACAACTACTGGGTGCCGTAG
- a CDS encoding polyprenyl synthetase family protein → MQPTVRDHALTDGLRAGQAAVEEGLLRATKSDVPFITEAARELTRTAGRRLRPLLVLLAARFGDPGAPGVVPAAVVVELTHLATHYHDDVRDEAAVRRDAPRPDANWDNTVAVLTGDFLFARASHILADLGPEAVRIQAQAFRRQVTGQILETTGPRDGRDPVEHHLDVLASRTGSLTAVSGRLGALASGADPSVADALARYGERLGVASHLADEVATPTARRPTLPVLLLARVANPAGPTGPTGPTDRELYELLTGPAERAGHAEAVARLRTHPVLDRAREETARQADAARAALSTLPDSPARDALESLCETVVAPTAPSSCG, encoded by the coding sequence ATGCAGCCGACCGTGCGGGACCACGCGCTGACGGACGGCCTCCGGGCCGGTCAAGCGGCGGTGGAAGAGGGCCTGTTGCGGGCCACCAAGAGCGATGTGCCGTTCATCACCGAGGCCGCGCGGGAGCTGACGCGCACGGCCGGGCGACGGCTCCGGCCGCTGCTGGTGCTGCTGGCGGCGCGGTTCGGCGACCCCGGCGCCCCGGGCGTGGTGCCCGCCGCCGTGGTCGTCGAACTGACCCATCTGGCCACGCACTACCACGACGACGTCCGGGACGAGGCGGCCGTACGGCGCGACGCCCCGCGCCCGGACGCCAACTGGGACAACACGGTGGCGGTGCTCACCGGCGACTTCCTCTTCGCCCGCGCCTCGCACATCCTGGCCGACCTGGGGCCGGAGGCCGTACGGATCCAGGCCCAGGCGTTCCGGCGGCAGGTCACCGGCCAGATCCTGGAGACGACCGGACCGCGCGACGGCCGCGACCCCGTCGAGCACCATCTGGACGTACTGGCGAGCCGGACCGGCTCGCTGACCGCCGTCTCCGGACGGCTGGGCGCGCTGGCCTCGGGCGCGGACCCGAGCGTCGCGGACGCCCTCGCGCGGTACGGCGAACGGCTGGGCGTGGCGAGCCATCTCGCCGACGAGGTGGCGACCCCCACCGCCCGCCGCCCCACCCTGCCCGTCCTGCTGCTGGCACGGGTCGCGAACCCAGCGGGCCCCACGGGCCCCACGGGCCCCACGGACCGGGAGCTGTACGAGCTGCTCACCGGGCCCGCCGAGCGGGCGGGGCACGCGGAGGCGGTGGCGCGGCTGCGCACCCATCCGGTCCTGGACCGGGCCCGCGAGGAGACCGCCCGTCAGGCCGACGCCGCCCGCGCGGCCCTGTCCACGCTGCCCGACTCCCCGGCGCGGGACGCCCTGGAGTCGCTGTGCGAGACCGTCGTCGCGCCTACGGCACCCAGTAGTTGTGGCTGA
- a CDS encoding GAF domain-containing protein: protein MISTRWTPTRRRRSATALAEVTQHILAGETADATLRLIARRVRELLGADMARVMVLEPGDVLTIRATDGAPWTAPSGPLTPGGSSPARQAIRAGRPTVSGDERRPRRRGRDPRHAVPASVLDAPLLVRGHPVGVIEVANRGGGRRLTHADVSTVRLFATAAGHAVAQIRHRENLRRLASAAAGPGTNGSGGFSLGSSGPSGSSGLPEASGSSGAAGPSVYAGASGALGSSGPSGFAGAAGPSGFAGPSGSPWGSSGPSLFPRSSGPCVRRTLDSLAAGAVARTGAASCTVYLLEPGPSANLRLVGGGHGHTPPSRKPALEAIGGAAPVIHGGGRTGADGEGPARGAVAAWPLLRESTAIGAMCCHFPPGRDPGEADITLLEVIAGHASCAVENDRQRAATQDKAVHEERHRISRELHDSVSQALYGIALGARTAREMLERDLDSAEPVEGRTGAASHAEPPDRIGPVAGHETAGEVVDLAELAELAEPIEYIRRLADAAIAETRTLLCRLRPESLETEGLVAALTQHVETLRARYGIATEAKLDAEPETTPEAKHALYRIAQESLHNVAKHSQARNVRLHLLNEPGAVTLTVADDGVGFDCKGSFPGHLGLLSMRERAREVGGTLNVDSRPGQGSRIRARIPAAPDS from the coding sequence GTGATCAGTACACGGTGGACCCCGACCCGGCGGAGACGGAGCGCCACCGCGCTCGCCGAGGTCACCCAACACATCCTGGCGGGCGAGACCGCCGACGCCACGCTCCGGCTGATCGCCCGCCGGGTGCGGGAGCTCCTGGGCGCCGATATGGCCCGGGTGATGGTGCTGGAGCCGGGCGACGTCCTGACGATACGGGCCACCGACGGCGCTCCGTGGACCGCGCCGAGCGGCCCCCTGACACCCGGCGGCTCCTCCCCCGCCCGCCAGGCGATCCGCGCCGGACGGCCCACGGTCTCCGGCGACGAACGGCGGCCGCGCCGGCGCGGCCGGGACCCCCGGCACGCGGTCCCGGCCTCGGTGCTGGACGCGCCGCTGCTGGTGCGCGGCCACCCGGTGGGGGTGATCGAAGTGGCGAACCGCGGCGGCGGGCGCCGGCTCACCCACGCCGATGTGAGCACCGTGCGGCTCTTCGCGACGGCCGCGGGCCATGCGGTCGCCCAGATCCGGCACCGGGAGAATCTGCGGCGGCTGGCGTCAGCGGCGGCCGGACCGGGCACCAACGGTTCCGGGGGGTTCTCCTTGGGGTCGTCGGGGCCTTCGGGGTCGTCGGGGCTTCCGGAGGCTTCGGGATCGTCGGGGGCCGCGGGGCCTTCGGTGTACGCCGGGGCGTCAGGGGCATTGGGGTCCTCTGGGCCTTCGGGGTTCGCCGGGGCCGCTGGGCCTTCGGGGTTCGCTGGGCCCTCCGGTTCGCCTTGGGGTTCGTCCGGCCCCTCGCTGTTCCCCCGTTCCTCCGGGCCCTGCGTACGGCGGACCCTGGACTCCCTGGCCGCGGGCGCGGTTGCCCGCACCGGCGCCGCGAGCTGCACGGTCTATCTACTGGAACCCGGCCCGTCGGCCAATCTGCGCCTGGTGGGCGGCGGCCACGGCCACACCCCGCCGTCGCGCAAACCGGCGCTGGAGGCGATCGGCGGGGCCGCGCCCGTCATCCACGGCGGCGGCCGTACCGGCGCGGACGGCGAGGGCCCCGCGCGGGGCGCGGTGGCGGCCTGGCCGCTGCTGCGCGAATCCACCGCGATCGGCGCGATGTGCTGCCACTTCCCGCCCGGCCGCGACCCCGGCGAGGCGGACATCACCCTCCTGGAGGTGATCGCGGGGCATGCGTCCTGCGCGGTGGAAAACGACCGGCAGCGGGCGGCCACCCAGGACAAGGCCGTCCACGAGGAGCGGCATCGCATCTCGCGCGAGCTCCACGACTCGGTCTCACAGGCGCTCTACGGCATCGCGCTGGGCGCCCGTACCGCCCGCGAGATGCTGGAGCGCGACCTCGACAGCGCGGAGCCGGTGGAGGGCCGGACCGGGGCGGCGAGTCATGCGGAACCACCGGATCGGATCGGTCCGGTGGCGGGACACGAGACCGCCGGGGAGGTCGTGGACCTCGCCGAGCTGGCCGAACTCGCCGAGCCCATCGAGTACATACGGCGGCTCGCGGACGCCGCGATCGCCGAGACCCGGACCCTGCTCTGCCGGCTGCGGCCCGAATCGCTGGAGACCGAGGGCCTGGTCGCCGCGCTCACCCAGCATGTCGAGACGCTCCGGGCCCGGTACGGGATCGCCACCGAGGCGAAGCTGGACGCCGAACCGGAGACCACACCGGAGGCCAAGCACGCCCTGTACCGGATCGCCCAGGAGTCGCTGCACAACGTCGCCAAGCATTCGCAGGCCCGGAACGTACGGCTCCATCTGCTCAACGAACCGGGCGCCGTCACCTTGACGGTCGCCGACGACGGCGTGGGCTTCGACTGCAAGGGCTCCTTCCCCGGCCATCTCGGGCTGCTCTCCATGCGGGAGCGGGCCCGCGAGGTGGGCGGCACGCTCAACGTGGACAGCCGCCCCGGCCAGGGAAGCCGCATCCGGGCCAGGATCCCGGCCGCGCCGGACTCCTGA
- a CDS encoding response regulator, which yields MALRVLIADDHAVVRQGLRMILGLDNDIKVVGETTNGREAVRLARELCPDVVLMDLLMPVMDGVSATAEIRQDLPEVEVVALTSSLDDAMVMGAVRAGAIGFLLKNAEADDLRNAVKAAAAGQIHVSPAAISRLMGQVREPSGPEQLTERETEVLTMLARGKANKEIAHDLRIGQQTVKTYVSHILTKLGVHSRTQAAVYAVQSGLVPAGELTPPEAVESTTREQWWSA from the coding sequence GTGGCACTTCGCGTGCTGATCGCAGACGACCATGCGGTGGTCCGGCAGGGCCTGCGCATGATCCTTGGCCTCGACAACGACATCAAGGTGGTCGGCGAGACGACCAACGGCCGGGAAGCCGTGCGGCTGGCCCGGGAGCTGTGCCCAGACGTCGTCCTGATGGACCTGCTGATGCCGGTGATGGACGGCGTATCCGCCACGGCGGAGATCCGCCAGGACCTTCCCGAGGTCGAGGTGGTGGCGCTGACCAGCTCCCTCGACGACGCCATGGTCATGGGCGCGGTCCGGGCGGGCGCCATCGGCTTCCTGCTGAAGAACGCCGAGGCCGACGACCTCCGCAACGCGGTGAAGGCCGCGGCCGCGGGCCAGATCCATGTCTCCCCCGCCGCGATCTCCCGGCTGATGGGCCAGGTCAGGGAGCCAAGCGGCCCGGAGCAGCTCACCGAGCGGGAGACCGAGGTGCTGACCATGCTCGCGCGCGGCAAGGCCAACAAGGAGATCGCCCACGATCTGCGGATCGGCCAGCAGACGGTGAAGACGTATGTGAGCCACATCCTGACCAAGCTCGGGGTGCACAGCCGGACCCAGGCGGCGGTCTACGCGGTGCAGTCCGGCCTGGTGCCCGCGGGTGAGCTCACCCCTCCGGAAGCAGTGGAGTCGACGACGAGGGAGCAGTGGTGGTCGGCGTGA
- a CDS encoding phosphatase PAP2 family protein codes for MAAACYAAVLTAVLTGSQLVRFDWQVALFKPYEQWPRVRPALDAFVITGQRGPTALAALAWALWRGGRTRSLRPPLVLGVALLLLNVSVGAVKVLTGRLGPYEARTPGSAELFHGGMVFPSGHAANAVVVWGTLAYLAGHHRRTGALVACVMAVGVGLTTVYLGTHWVSDVLGGWAAGVLVLLALPLFEPLIATVSAYVSARAAGYSMGR; via the coding sequence ATGGCCGCCGCCTGTTACGCGGCGGTCCTCACGGCCGTCCTCACCGGCTCGCAGCTGGTCCGGTTCGACTGGCAGGTGGCCCTGTTCAAGCCGTACGAACAGTGGCCGCGGGTCCGGCCGGCGCTGGACGCCTTCGTCATCACGGGCCAGCGCGGCCCCACCGCCCTGGCCGCCCTGGCCTGGGCCCTCTGGCGCGGCGGCCGGACCCGGAGCCTCCGTCCGCCGCTGGTTCTGGGCGTGGCGCTGCTGCTGCTCAACGTGAGCGTCGGCGCCGTCAAGGTCCTCACCGGGCGGCTGGGCCCGTACGAGGCCCGGACCCCCGGGTCCGCCGAGCTCTTCCACGGCGGCATGGTCTTCCCCTCCGGTCACGCCGCCAACGCCGTCGTCGTCTGGGGCACCCTCGCCTATCTCGCCGGTCACCACCGGCGGACGGGCGCACTGGTCGCCTGCGTGATGGCCGTCGGCGTCGGTCTGACCACCGTCTATCTGGGCACCCACTGGGTGAGTGACGTCCTGGGCGGATGGGCGGCGGGCGTCCTCGTCCTGCTGGCCCTCCCCCTCTTCGAACCGCTGATCGCGACCGTTTCCGCGTATGTCTCCGCTCGTGCGGCGGGGTACTCCATGGGCAGGTGA
- a CDS encoding response regulator, with protein MTAPPELTKVLIVEDHRVVAEGLWALLAEYSDLTVVGWADSVAETVPMAKEMKPDVALVDFRLPDGTGADAAGGIRAHDPSVAIVILSADASDSALLAAVEAGACGYLLKSASGDEIASAIRSAAEGETLIPASTLVEVLARHREDARSTAEQTERLDSLTPREQEILTLMSHGLDNRAVAERLSISYATVRTHVRRILEKLEARSQLEAVAKAAEFGFKPAQPEGPEE; from the coding sequence GTGACCGCACCTCCCGAATTGACGAAGGTGCTGATCGTCGAGGACCACCGGGTGGTGGCCGAGGGGCTGTGGGCCCTGCTGGCCGAGTACTCGGACCTGACGGTGGTCGGCTGGGCCGACTCGGTCGCCGAGACCGTGCCGATGGCCAAGGAGATGAAGCCCGATGTGGCGCTGGTCGACTTCCGGCTGCCCGACGGCACCGGGGCCGACGCGGCCGGCGGCATCCGGGCCCATGACCCGTCCGTCGCCATCGTGATCCTCAGCGCCGACGCCAGCGACTCGGCGCTGCTGGCCGCCGTGGAGGCGGGCGCCTGCGGCTATCTGCTGAAGTCGGCGAGCGGCGACGAGATCGCCTCCGCCATCCGCTCGGCCGCCGAGGGCGAGACCCTCATCCCGGCCAGCACGCTGGTGGAGGTGCTGGCGCGGCACCGCGAGGACGCGCGGTCCACCGCCGAGCAGACCGAGCGCCTGGACAGCCTGACCCCGCGCGAGCAGGAGATCCTCACGTTGATGAGCCACGGCCTGGACAACCGGGCCGTCGCGGAGCGGCTGAGCATCAGCTACGCCACGGTGCGCACGCATGTGCGCCGGATCCTGGAGAAGCTGGAGGCGCGCTCGCAGCTGGAGGCGGTCGCGAAGGCCGCCGAATTCGGCTTCAAGCCCGCGCAGCCGGAGGGGCCGGAGGAGTGA
- a CDS encoding PAS domain S-box protein encodes MGDNRIAVVVADDDPAVREALADLIDSHPDLELVGLAINHEQAVRAAVDHRPQVVIMDVHMPRGDAPSSVRAIRDQVPGARVVALSAHGERETVLNMLAVGASGYLVKGTPAEEILEAIIRAARDQFSMSAELLADCAEPLRRAERASWRFEDLVGNRLEDSYLELLSHAPCGVLVVGPRGRIEYANAHIRHMFGYGSAELRDKRLRDLVPERYRTASEQLIGRVFTTPSAMSGRRRDGSEFPAQFSGGHLQGRQPRGVVFVADLSQLRAAESRFRQLIESSPDAMLIVDTSGRIQAANHRTEALFGYDRDHLIGRAVEALLPDQPLTVSLREWDDSVEEPVGHSMELVGRRSDAKQFPADVSISPLRTEEGLLTVLTIRDITEVQRAQFVLERSLELLEVTDRDRQALLSHLVHAQEAERGRIAADIHDDTIQVITAASLRLQQLRRRLRDPDEQRVMDKLDETLKLSLSRLRQLIFDLRPSSLEHGCLAGALRGLLEQIRTETGVTYRLEDRLTAHPPAETMALIYRTAQEALVNVRKHAHAKTVHVQLLGLDDGCLVRIVDDGEGYNPLEVESRPGHLGLSLIQERAQIAGGWCRIESEPGSGTTVEFWVPLGTPPDTPLATPDSPEGDPQP; translated from the coding sequence ATGGGCGACAACCGGATCGCCGTTGTGGTGGCCGATGACGACCCGGCCGTCCGCGAGGCGCTCGCCGACCTCATCGACTCCCACCCGGACCTGGAGCTGGTGGGCCTGGCCATCAACCATGAGCAGGCCGTGCGCGCGGCGGTGGACCACCGCCCGCAGGTCGTGATCATGGATGTGCACATGCCCCGGGGCGACGCCCCCAGCAGCGTCCGGGCCATCCGCGACCAGGTCCCCGGGGCCCGGGTGGTGGCGCTTTCCGCCCACGGCGAACGCGAGACCGTGCTGAACATGCTCGCCGTCGGGGCCAGCGGCTATCTGGTCAAGGGCACCCCCGCCGAGGAGATCCTCGAGGCGATCATCCGGGCCGCCCGCGATCAGTTCAGCATGTCCGCTGAGCTGCTCGCCGACTGCGCCGAACCGCTGCGCCGCGCCGAGCGCGCCTCCTGGCGGTTCGAGGACCTGGTCGGCAACCGGCTGGAGGACTCGTATCTGGAGCTGCTGAGCCACGCGCCCTGCGGAGTGCTCGTGGTCGGCCCGCGCGGCCGGATCGAGTACGCCAACGCCCACATCCGGCACATGTTCGGCTACGGATCGGCGGAGCTGCGCGACAAGCGGCTGCGGGACCTCGTCCCCGAGCGCTACCGCACCGCCTCCGAGCAGCTGATCGGCCGGGTCTTCACCACACCGTCCGCGATGAGCGGCCGCCGCCGCGACGGCAGCGAGTTCCCCGCCCAGTTCAGCGGCGGCCATCTGCAGGGCCGGCAGCCCCGCGGGGTGGTCTTCGTCGCCGACCTCAGCCAGCTGCGGGCGGCCGAGAGCCGGTTCCGCCAGCTCATCGAGTCCTCCCCGGACGCGATGCTGATCGTGGACACCAGCGGCCGGATCCAGGCGGCCAACCACCGCACCGAGGCGCTCTTCGGCTACGACCGCGACCATCTGATCGGCCGGGCCGTGGAGGCGCTGCTGCCCGACCAGCCGCTCACCGTCTCGCTGCGCGAATGGGACGACAGCGTCGAGGAGCCGGTCGGCCACAGCATGGAGCTGGTCGGGCGGCGCAGCGACGCCAAGCAGTTCCCCGCCGACGTCAGCATCAGCCCGCTGCGCACGGAGGAGGGCCTGCTCACCGTCCTGACCATCCGCGACATCACCGAGGTGCAGCGCGCCCAGTTCGTCCTGGAGCGCAGCCTGGAGCTGCTGGAGGTCACCGACCGCGACCGCCAGGCGCTGCTCAGCCATCTGGTCCACGCCCAGGAGGCCGAGCGCGGCCGGATCGCCGCCGACATCCACGACGACACCATCCAGGTGATCACCGCTGCCAGCCTCCGCCTCCAGCAGCTGCGCCGGCGGCTGCGGGACCCGGACGAGCAGCGGGTGATGGACAAGCTGGACGAGACCCTGAAGCTCTCGCTCAGCCGGCTGCGCCAGCTGATCTTCGACCTGCGGCCGTCCAGCCTGGAGCACGGCTGTCTGGCCGGGGCGCTGCGCGGCCTGCTGGAACAGATACGCACCGAGACCGGCGTCACCTACCGGCTGGAGGACCGGCTCACCGCCCACCCCCCGGCCGAGACGATGGCGCTGATCTACCGGACCGCCCAGGAAGCGCTGGTGAACGTGCGCAAGCACGCCCACGCCAAGACGGTCCACGTACAGCTGCTCGGGCTCGACGACGGCTGCCTGGTGCGGATCGTCGACGACGGCGAGGGCTACAACCCGCTCGAGGTGGAGTCCCGCCCCGGCCACCTCGGGCTCTCCCTGATCCAGGAGCGGGCCCAGATCGCGGGCGGCTGGTGCCGGATCGAGAGCGAACCCGGCTCCGGCACCACCGTGGAGTTCTGGGTGCCGCTCGGCACTCCGCCGGACACGCCGCTCGCCACCCCCGACTCCCCCGAAGGGGACCCGCAGCCGTGA
- a CDS encoding glycosyltransferase family 39 protein, giving the protein MSDNTTPSRPAAVGAEGRKTAANKKTATSKKTATSKSTAANKKTATSKNAGAGKGTAAAKGAEPPARRPRRRPRFSVERGWFPPLGNKGRIALVASLLTGLLTHGYHLFRYPLYLTDEGIYMQRAWSLVRETSLSPYTYDYDHAPLGWITLAGWVFPLPKQFETFGNAINTGRFLMLLVHVAAVYLLFEVARRLSGSVLAATVTAFLFNVSPIAVYFQRQVLLDNLMMLWLLLSLFMLLRREVTIRSVFGGGLALGIALITKENAIFFVPSFMYLLYRRVKGSASSRFTSTLWPFAAATPIGAYVTYALLKNELLPSGFDFDLNNPPADHVSLLYTLWWQLNRSQGILFSHTGLLQTSWLVRDKFLLIAGVCAMVMCLWIGMRDRRRNLGFLIAGTLALGYAFYLVRGSVVLDFYVTPLIPMLALNLGMVTDRLLKGTFANRFMRGAHSVTRVAVPSFVAILLLASPASGYLVHTNTEGHTQIADQYQSKINLTGMQHAQIAWVRKHIPPNSRIIMDDDLWGELHDVRPFYPYAHSHWNASSDPDVREKLFKKRWQNVDYIILSNKMRRSMMLNNSDGRENWILQALRNSDRVWSVTEGNIKLEIYRVQ; this is encoded by the coding sequence GTGTCGGATAACACCACGCCCTCGCGGCCGGCGGCCGTCGGCGCGGAAGGCCGGAAGACCGCGGCGAACAAGAAGACCGCGACAAGCAAGAAGACCGCGACGAGCAAGAGCACCGCGGCGAACAAGAAGACCGCGACGAGCAAGAACGCCGGAGCGGGCAAGGGCACCGCGGCGGCCAAGGGCGCAGAGCCCCCCGCGCGACGTCCGCGCCGTCGCCCGCGGTTCTCCGTGGAGCGCGGCTGGTTCCCGCCGCTGGGGAACAAGGGCAGGATCGCCCTGGTCGCCTCCCTGCTGACCGGGCTGCTCACCCACGGCTACCACCTGTTCCGCTACCCCCTCTACCTCACCGACGAGGGCATCTACATGCAGCGGGCGTGGTCGCTGGTGCGGGAGACCAGCCTGTCCCCGTACACCTACGACTACGACCACGCCCCGCTGGGCTGGATCACCCTGGCCGGGTGGGTCTTCCCGCTGCCGAAGCAGTTCGAGACCTTCGGGAACGCGATCAACACCGGACGGTTCCTGATGCTGCTGGTGCATGTCGCCGCCGTCTATCTGCTGTTCGAGGTCGCCCGGCGGCTGTCCGGCAGTGTGCTGGCCGCCACCGTCACCGCGTTCCTCTTCAACGTCTCGCCGATCGCGGTGTACTTCCAGCGGCAGGTCCTGCTGGACAACCTGATGATGCTCTGGCTGCTGCTGAGCCTGTTCATGCTGCTCAGGCGGGAAGTCACGATCAGATCGGTGTTCGGTGGCGGGCTGGCGCTGGGGATCGCGCTGATCACCAAGGAGAACGCGATCTTCTTCGTGCCCAGCTTCATGTATCTGCTCTACCGAAGGGTCAAGGGGTCGGCCAGCAGCCGGTTCACCAGCACCCTCTGGCCGTTCGCCGCGGCCACCCCGATCGGCGCCTATGTGACCTACGCACTGCTCAAGAACGAGCTGCTGCCGAGCGGTTTCGACTTCGACCTGAACAACCCGCCCGCCGACCATGTCTCACTGCTCTACACCCTGTGGTGGCAGCTCAACCGTAGCCAGGGCATCCTCTTCAGCCACACCGGTCTGCTCCAGACCAGCTGGCTGGTCCGGGACAAGTTCCTGCTGATCGCCGGGGTGTGCGCGATGGTGATGTGCCTGTGGATCGGCATGCGGGACCGCAGGCGCAATCTGGGCTTTCTGATCGCCGGGACGCTGGCCCTCGGATACGCCTTCTATCTGGTGCGCGGCAGCGTGGTGCTGGACTTCTATGTCACCCCGCTGATCCCGATGCTCGCGCTCAACCTCGGCATGGTGACGGACCGGCTGCTCAAGGGCACGTTCGCCAATCGGTTCATGCGCGGCGCGCATTCTGTGACCCGGGTCGCCGTGCCGTCGTTCGTGGCCATTCTGCTACTGGCCTCACCAGCCTCCGGATATCTCGTCCACACCAATACCGAGGGCCATACGCAGATCGCCGACCAGTACCAGTCGAAGATCAATCTCACCGGAATGCAGCATGCTCAGATCGCCTGGGTGCGCAAGCACATACCGCCGAATTCGCGCATCATCATGGACGACGACCTGTGGGGTGAACTGCACGATGTGCGCCCGTTCTACCCGTACGCGCATTCCCACTGGAACGCCTCGTCCGACCCGGATGTCCGCGAAAAACTGTTCAAGAAGAGATGGCAGAACGTGGACTACATCATCTTGTCGAACAAGATGCGCAGATCCATGATGCTCAACAATTCCGACGGCCGGGAGAACTGGATCCTCCAGGCGCTGCGAAATTCCGACCGCGTCTGGTCGGTAACCGAGGGCAATATCAAGCTGGAAATCTACCGTGTGCAGTAG